A window from Trinickia violacea encodes these proteins:
- a CDS encoding MDR family MFS transporter, whose product MSGKPQTSRPLVVASVMAASAMVAIEATIVSTAMPQIVADLGGLSLYSWVFASFLLAQTATTVMFGKLADLYGRKPIMLAGLVIFLVGSVLAGFAWSMPAMIVFRLIQGVGAGCIQPVTLTIVGDLYPAHERGKVQGWLASVWAISAVLGPMAGGLIIKDLSWAWIFWINVPIGLASALGFMAYLHEEARHERRALDLGGAALFTIAIGALMMGLTDISTGAERTEFEFALFAVCSVLFVWQERRAAEPMISFSLWAHRPIAAGNASTLFCGMALMGLTTFLPMYVQGVLHRSPVVAGLALTMMMLGWPAGSTLAARTFHRFGLRRIMIGGSLFLPIGALPFVVLDPSSSPVTAGIGSLVMGLGMGTTSVCCLVLIQEIVGPSQRGSATASNLFSRNLGSTLGATIFGAVLNYGLSHAKGMAAVTNDQLRQLLDASAARVENQAIRLVLHQSLHQTFVALLVIAVAAVVSLLFVPPVRLGQHTRRVSTTEAV is encoded by the coding sequence ATGTCAGGTAAACCGCAAACTTCCCGGCCGCTCGTCGTGGCTTCCGTGATGGCCGCGAGCGCGATGGTCGCCATCGAAGCGACGATCGTCTCCACCGCCATGCCGCAAATCGTGGCCGACTTGGGCGGCCTCAGTCTCTACAGCTGGGTCTTCGCTTCGTTCCTGCTCGCGCAGACCGCCACGACGGTCATGTTCGGCAAGCTCGCCGATTTATACGGGCGCAAGCCCATCATGCTCGCGGGGCTCGTGATCTTCCTGGTCGGCTCGGTGCTCGCGGGCTTCGCGTGGTCGATGCCCGCGATGATCGTGTTCCGGCTGATCCAGGGCGTCGGCGCGGGCTGCATCCAGCCGGTCACGCTCACGATCGTCGGCGACCTCTATCCCGCGCACGAGCGCGGCAAAGTGCAGGGCTGGCTCGCGAGCGTGTGGGCGATCTCGGCAGTGCTCGGGCCGATGGCGGGCGGGCTCATCATCAAAGACCTGTCGTGGGCGTGGATCTTCTGGATCAACGTGCCGATCGGCCTTGCGTCCGCGCTTGGATTCATGGCGTACCTGCACGAAGAGGCGCGGCACGAGCGGCGTGCGCTCGACCTCGGGGGCGCCGCGCTCTTCACGATCGCGATCGGCGCGCTGATGATGGGGCTCACCGACATCAGCACCGGCGCCGAGCGCACGGAGTTCGAGTTCGCGCTGTTCGCCGTGTGCTCGGTGCTGTTCGTCTGGCAGGAGCGGCGCGCGGCCGAGCCGATGATCTCGTTCTCGCTGTGGGCGCACCGGCCGATCGCGGCCGGCAACGCCTCGACGCTCTTTTGCGGCATGGCGTTGATGGGGCTCACGACGTTTCTGCCGATGTACGTGCAAGGCGTGCTGCATCGCTCGCCGGTCGTCGCGGGCCTCGCGCTGACGATGATGATGCTCGGCTGGCCCGCGGGGTCGACGCTCGCCGCGCGCACGTTCCATCGCTTCGGGCTGCGGCGCATCATGATTGGCGGCAGCCTGTTCCTGCCGATCGGCGCGCTGCCGTTCGTCGTGCTGGACCCCTCCAGCTCGCCGGTGACCGCGGGCATCGGTTCGCTCGTGATGGGGCTCGGCATGGGCACCACGAGCGTCTGCTGTCTCGTGCTGATCCAGGAAATCGTCGGCCCGTCGCAGCGCGGCAGCGCCACGGCGTCGAACCTCTTCTCGCGCAATCTGGGCAGCACGCTCGGTGCTACGATCTTCGGTGCGGTGCTCAACTATGGGCTGAGCCACGCGAAGGGCATGGCGGCGGTCACGAACGATCAATTGCGCCAGCTTCTCGACGCGTCGGCGGCGCGTGTCGAGAACCAGGCGATCCGGCTCGTGCTGCATCAATCGCTTCATCAGACGTTTGTGGCTTTGCTCGTGATCGCCGTGGCGGCGGTCGTGTCCTTGCTGTTCGTGCCGCCGGTTCGCCTCGGGCAGCACACGCGGCGGGTGTCGACGACCGAAGCGGTCTAG
- a CDS encoding prolyl oligopeptidase family serine peptidase: protein MKPTKPLLAVTLASSLFAVSGASWSADGPPVAPIRPVTETYYGTPVVDDYRYMENLKDPEVQHWMKGQADYTRKVLDSIPGRAVMAQRIQSLMGNDVRRDNFTRRGDRLFYDLFEPGASVPKLAYRDGINGEEQVLVDPAKLSSDSAHHFALDWYSPSWDGRYVAYGISEGGSEKSVLHVMDLKTGKALAESIDRTSDCVVSWRNDNQSFFYLRYPKAGPDTPPALSEYNAATFLHVLGQHPEGDGDDAVFGKGVSKDVDVPEGQATYVLLSPDSPYAVAVANRNMDDNPNTFYVAPLDKIHGAKTPWKKIATPEDGVTDAQLRGDRLYVLTEKGAPRFQILSVPLKHPDLGLADTIVPQGANVIDAFELASDAIYVAERAGASFQLQRVSFDGKESKSIGLPFDGTLRGLATDAHAPGVMFGLQGWVKAPREIAYQPGAAAAADTGLVPPSKTESDAYEAHDEFATSYDGTRVPVSIIAKKGVTRDGTHPTIVLGYGSYGLSLDPAYRPEWQAWLEQGGIIAVSHMRGGGEYGDAWHRAGQKLTKINTMLDFIASARHMIGQRYTQSKYLAANGRSAGGIVMGGALTIDPGLFRVVLDDVGVSDALRFETEPNGPPNVPEMGSTSTESGFHGLYAMSAYAHIHDGTPYPAVLFTTGANDPRVSPWHMMKMAARVQEATSSGRPVLLRVDYDAGHGMGSSTAQRANQLADSWSFALWQMGVAGFQPRP, encoded by the coding sequence ATGAAACCAACAAAGCCTCTACTCGCCGTAACGCTCGCTTCCTCGCTGTTTGCCGTCTCCGGCGCATCATGGTCCGCCGATGGCCCCCCAGTCGCCCCCATCCGTCCGGTCACCGAGACCTACTACGGCACGCCGGTCGTCGACGACTACCGCTACATGGAAAATCTGAAAGACCCGGAAGTCCAGCACTGGATGAAAGGGCAAGCCGACTACACCCGCAAGGTGCTCGACAGCATTCCGGGGCGCGCCGTCATGGCCCAGCGCATCCAGAGTCTGATGGGCAATGACGTGCGGCGCGACAACTTCACGCGTCGCGGCGACCGGCTCTTCTACGACCTGTTCGAGCCCGGTGCCAGCGTGCCGAAGCTCGCGTATCGCGACGGCATCAACGGCGAAGAACAGGTGCTCGTCGATCCGGCGAAGCTGTCTTCGGATAGTGCTCACCACTTCGCGCTCGACTGGTACTCGCCCTCGTGGGACGGCCGCTATGTGGCCTATGGCATTTCCGAAGGCGGCTCGGAGAAGAGCGTGCTGCACGTGATGGATCTGAAGACCGGCAAGGCGCTTGCGGAGTCGATCGACCGCACGAGCGATTGCGTCGTGTCGTGGCGCAACGACAACCAGTCGTTCTTCTACCTGCGCTATCCGAAAGCCGGCCCCGACACGCCGCCCGCGTTGAGCGAGTACAACGCCGCGACGTTCCTGCATGTGCTCGGCCAGCACCCCGAAGGCGACGGCGACGACGCGGTCTTCGGCAAAGGCGTTTCGAAGGATGTCGACGTGCCGGAAGGTCAGGCGACCTATGTGCTGCTGTCGCCGGATTCGCCGTATGCCGTTGCGGTCGCGAACCGCAACATGGACGACAACCCGAACACGTTCTACGTCGCGCCGCTCGACAAGATCCATGGCGCCAAGACGCCGTGGAAGAAGATCGCGACGCCCGAAGACGGCGTGACCGACGCGCAGTTGCGCGGCGACCGTCTTTACGTGCTGACGGAAAAAGGCGCACCGCGCTTTCAGATTCTGTCGGTGCCGCTTAAGCATCCGGATCTCGGGCTTGCCGATACGATCGTGCCGCAGGGCGCGAACGTGATCGACGCGTTCGAGCTCGCAAGCGACGCCATCTATGTCGCCGAACGTGCCGGCGCGAGCTTCCAGCTTCAGCGCGTGTCGTTCGACGGCAAGGAGAGCAAGTCGATCGGTCTTCCGTTTGACGGCACCCTCCGCGGCCTGGCTACCGATGCGCATGCGCCCGGCGTCATGTTCGGGCTTCAAGGCTGGGTCAAGGCGCCTCGCGAGATCGCATATCAGCCGGGCGCGGCTGCCGCCGCCGACACCGGTCTCGTTCCGCCTTCGAAGACGGAATCCGACGCCTACGAAGCGCACGACGAGTTCGCCACGAGCTACGACGGCACGCGTGTTCCCGTGTCGATCATCGCGAAGAAGGGCGTGACGCGCGACGGCACGCACCCGACGATCGTGCTGGGCTACGGCAGCTATGGCCTGTCGCTGGACCCGGCGTACCGGCCCGAGTGGCAAGCGTGGCTCGAGCAAGGCGGCATCATCGCGGTCTCGCACATGCGCGGCGGCGGGGAATACGGCGATGCGTGGCATCGCGCGGGACAGAAGCTCACGAAGATCAACACGATGCTCGACTTCATCGCTTCCGCGCGCCACATGATCGGGCAGCGCTACACGCAGTCGAAGTATCTGGCGGCCAATGGCCGAAGCGCGGGCGGTATCGTGATGGGGGGTGCGCTGACGATCGATCCGGGGCTGTTCCGCGTCGTGCTCGACGACGTCGGGGTGTCGGATGCGTTGCGCTTCGAGACGGAACCGAACGGCCCGCCGAATGTGCCCGAGATGGGTTCGACTTCAACCGAATCCGGCTTTCACGGCCTGTATGCGATGAGCGCCTATGCGCACATCCATGACGGCACGCCTTATCCTGCGGTGCTGTTTACGACGGGAGCCAACGATCCGCGGGTGTCGCCGTGGCACATGATGAAGATGGCCGCTCGCGTGCAAGAGGCCACGAGCAGCGGCCGTCCGGTGCTGTTGCGCGTCGACTACGACGCCGGTCACGGCATGGGGTCGAGCACGGCGCAACGTGCGAATCAGCTGGCCGACTCGTGGTCGTTCGCGTTGTGGCAGATGGGGGTGGCAGGGTTTCAGCCGCGGCCGTGA
- a CDS encoding MFS transporter produces the protein MATGFDVHEEGRQLLPFRESILAMLGVASVSMLIALDQTIVGTALPRIVADLKGFDLYAWVATAYMLASVITIPIFGRLGDLYGRKPFMLAAIIVFTVASVLCGTATNMLELVLARGLQGIGGGIMIGTVFATVADLFPDPKLRLRWLVFVTSAFALANMVGPMLGGMLTQYGGWRLVFFVNVPVGIVALFFVRRFLPHLRHSREGGRLRLDWVGAFVVALTFGALQLTIELLPKQGWNNVTMMLGTIVAVCGLTLFFWEKRMGYPIIPVDMLLDRKLGALFAMSVLGGFALFSLVFYVPLLFQGGYSMSPHDSGMLITPLLLGTTLGSVVNNRVVTRIRRANALMYIGFALAALASLSVIALKGNEPHLVWMSCMGASGLGLGLVGTSLTVCSQQIVSRDHLGAATALLQSLRTFGGMLGTVMTGALLGHLYTMGVHRSLDSYQATQWFKSFASPELLIDRAEQAALINRLVSAGHAGDAMMSSARGALVDSIHVGLTVAAAAALIGLCLAWFVPPVKVGFLEAQPRNS, from the coding sequence ATGGCTACTGGCTTCGATGTTCACGAGGAAGGCCGGCAACTGCTGCCGTTTCGCGAGTCGATATTGGCCATGCTCGGCGTGGCGTCGGTATCGATGCTGATCGCGCTCGATCAAACCATCGTCGGCACGGCGCTGCCGCGCATCGTCGCCGACCTCAAGGGCTTCGATCTCTACGCGTGGGTCGCGACCGCCTATATGCTCGCGTCGGTCATCACGATTCCGATTTTCGGGCGCCTGGGCGACCTCTACGGACGCAAGCCGTTCATGCTGGCCGCGATCATCGTCTTCACCGTCGCGTCGGTGCTGTGCGGAACGGCGACCAACATGCTCGAGCTCGTGCTCGCGCGCGGCCTGCAGGGGATCGGCGGCGGCATCATGATCGGCACCGTGTTCGCGACCGTCGCCGATCTCTTTCCCGATCCGAAACTGCGCCTGCGCTGGCTCGTGTTCGTCACGTCGGCGTTCGCGCTTGCCAACATGGTCGGGCCGATGCTCGGCGGCATGCTCACGCAATACGGCGGCTGGCGGCTCGTGTTCTTCGTCAACGTGCCGGTGGGCATCGTCGCGCTCTTCTTCGTCCGCCGATTCTTACCGCATCTTCGTCATTCGCGTGAGGGCGGGCGATTGCGCTTAGACTGGGTCGGTGCGTTCGTCGTGGCCCTGACGTTCGGCGCGCTGCAGCTCACGATCGAGCTGTTGCCCAAGCAAGGCTGGAACAATGTGACGATGATGCTCGGCACGATCGTGGCGGTTTGCGGGCTCACGCTGTTCTTCTGGGAAAAGCGCATGGGCTACCCGATCATTCCCGTCGACATGCTGCTCGACCGCAAGCTCGGCGCGCTCTTCGCGATGTCGGTGCTCGGCGGCTTTGCGCTGTTCTCGCTGGTCTTCTACGTGCCGCTCTTGTTTCAAGGCGGGTATTCGATGTCGCCGCACGATTCGGGCATGCTGATCACGCCGCTCCTGCTCGGCACGACGCTCGGCAGCGTCGTGAACAATCGGGTGGTCACGCGCATCCGCCGCGCGAACGCGCTCATGTACATCGGCTTTGCGCTTGCCGCATTAGCGAGCCTGTCGGTGATCGCGTTGAAGGGCAACGAGCCGCATCTCGTGTGGATGTCGTGCATGGGCGCGAGTGGCCTCGGCCTCGGACTCGTGGGGACGAGCCTGACCGTGTGTTCGCAGCAAATCGTCTCGCGCGATCACCTCGGCGCCGCCACGGCGCTGCTGCAATCGCTGCGCACGTTCGGCGGCATGCTGGGTACGGTGATGACGGGGGCGCTGCTGGGTCATCTCTACACGATGGGCGTGCATCGTTCGCTTGATTCCTATCAGGCGACGCAGTGGTTCAAGTCGTTCGCGAGCCCCGAGTTGCTCATCGATCGCGCGGAGCAGGCCGCGCTGATCAACCGCCTCGTGAGCGCGGGCCATGCCGGCGACGCGATGATGAGCTCCGCGCGCGGCGCGCTGGTGGATTCGATTCACGTGGGCCTGACGGTCGCCGCCGCGGCGGCGTTGATCGGGCTGTGTCTCGCGTGGTTCGTGCCGCCTGTGAAAGTGGGCTTTCTCGAGGCGCAGCCGCGGAACAGTTGA
- a CDS encoding DUF1801 domain-containing protein, which yields MNPSERIDELIAGITDWRGKTFASLRKTILAADPAIIEEWKWMGSPVWERDGIIAVADAHKGKVKLTFMYGASLPDPDSLFNAGLEGNARRAIDLFEGDKINERALENLVRAAIEYNHTHLKKNAPKKTAPAATRAKKVDKAD from the coding sequence ATGAATCCATCGGAACGTATCGACGAGCTGATCGCAGGCATCACGGACTGGCGCGGCAAGACCTTCGCCAGCCTTCGCAAGACCATCCTTGCTGCCGACCCGGCAATCATCGAGGAGTGGAAGTGGATGGGAAGCCCGGTATGGGAGCGCGACGGCATCATCGCAGTCGCCGACGCCCACAAAGGGAAGGTGAAGCTGACCTTTATGTATGGGGCGAGCCTGCCGGATCCTGACAGTCTTTTCAACGCCGGCCTCGAAGGCAATGCGAGGCGAGCCATCGACCTCTTCGAGGGCGACAAGATCAATGAGCGCGCGCTCGAGAATCTCGTGCGTGCCGCCATCGAATACAACCACACCCATCTGAAGAAGAACGCGCCGAAGAAGACCGCGCCTGCGGCCACGCGCGCAAAGAAAGTAGACAAAGCGGACTAG
- a CDS encoding Crp/Fnr family transcriptional regulator → MKQQNSSWSRTAAPGEVIYSEGYAGKPVIYVIADGKVEISTRCDEKKVVLATLGKGEFFGEAALLPQEPRTSTAKALSFCQLSVIDVSVVEEELERVSPLLRHMMRTMIRRIKKKDDLLATYTHAEFLPGVLSYAHVLSLMAGAEYREERLGRARQEEASVPLGEVVKKCRAIAGHSRLHVMAMLRRMEKLNLISMEHGRTEYLGKAAASQSADDSASALNRQLVTFDPVRITDRAQQVADQDLDLAISSELELIELSDLEALIGVEKKVILNKLSHGEIAEDIFAFRKSSVLNYVEEKGVSYFSRRSRRAVTELESLSDLEFVDERALFDAVSAFDTYDLAKLLASIADEPISERLLSVMTEARKKEVSWIMRRDIKIDPIEVQDIEQRFMETVKAIKSAAVNSSALPAFKE, encoded by the coding sequence GTGAAGCAGCAAAACTCGTCATGGTCGCGCACGGCGGCTCCGGGCGAAGTCATCTATTCCGAAGGTTACGCAGGCAAGCCGGTGATCTACGTGATCGCGGACGGCAAAGTCGAAATCTCCACGCGTTGCGACGAAAAGAAGGTGGTGCTGGCGACACTCGGCAAAGGCGAGTTCTTCGGCGAGGCGGCGCTGCTGCCGCAGGAGCCGCGCACGTCCACGGCCAAGGCGCTGTCGTTCTGCCAGTTGAGCGTCATCGACGTGAGCGTGGTCGAGGAAGAATTGGAAAGGGTGTCGCCGCTGCTGCGTCACATGATGCGAACGATGATTCGCCGCATCAAGAAGAAGGACGATCTGCTCGCGACCTACACGCATGCCGAGTTTCTTCCCGGCGTGCTGTCGTATGCGCATGTGCTGTCCTTGATGGCGGGCGCGGAGTACCGTGAAGAGCGTCTCGGACGCGCACGCCAGGAAGAGGCGTCGGTGCCGCTCGGCGAAGTCGTCAAGAAGTGCCGCGCGATTGCCGGCCATTCGCGCCTGCACGTGATGGCGATGCTCCGCCGCATGGAGAAGCTCAATCTGATCTCGATGGAGCACGGACGCACGGAGTACCTCGGCAAGGCGGCGGCCTCGCAGTCCGCCGACGATAGCGCGAGCGCGCTCAACCGCCAGCTCGTCACGTTCGATCCCGTGCGGATCACCGATCGCGCGCAGCAAGTGGCCGATCAGGATCTCGATCTCGCGATCTCCAGCGAGCTCGAATTGATCGAGCTATCCGATCTCGAAGCGCTGATCGGCGTGGAAAAGAAGGTGATTCTCAACAAGCTGTCTCATGGCGAGATCGCCGAGGACATCTTCGCGTTCCGCAAATCGAGCGTGCTGAACTACGTCGAAGAGAAGGGTGTCTCGTACTTTTCGCGGCGCAGCCGCCGCGCGGTCACGGAACTGGAGTCGCTCAGCGACCTCGAGTTCGTCGACGAGCGCGCGCTGTTCGATGCGGTCAGCGCCTTCGATACCTACGATCTCGCGAAGCTGCTGGCGTCGATTGCGGACGAGCCGATCTCCGAGCGGCTGCTCTCCGTCATGACCGAAGCGCGCAAGAAAGAAGTCTCGTGGATCATGCGTCGCGACATCAAGATCGATCCGATCGAAGTGCAGGATATCGAGCAGCGGTTCATGGAGACGGTGAAGGCGATCAAGTCCGCCGCGGTCAATTCGTCGGCGCTGCCTGCCTTCAAGGAATGA
- a CDS encoding flagellar motor protein: MDILTLCGALLGVTAIVFGFSLEGGRFATLFQLEAFVIVLGGTIGAVMIQNTWARFFDGVRQIGLAFRKAKAVDQDSLARLLEWGDHAKLNGMLAFEGMDVKGIDPFARRGLELLANGVSTAVLEDALQREVEAYERNHMAAARIWMQAGGYAPTFGILGSVLGLIQVTGHILEPSQLGQGIAVAFVTTLYGLGFANLMFLPLYGKIKAQVDSELRLQKLYLDGFLAISRRESPQTIETRLTGDVRQRSKEVLA, translated from the coding sequence ATGGACATCCTGACGCTATGCGGCGCCTTGCTGGGCGTGACGGCGATCGTCTTCGGCTTTTCGCTCGAAGGCGGGCGCTTCGCTACGCTGTTTCAGCTCGAAGCGTTCGTGATCGTGCTCGGCGGCACGATCGGCGCGGTCATGATTCAGAACACCTGGGCGCGGTTCTTCGACGGCGTCAGGCAGATCGGCCTCGCGTTCAGGAAGGCGAAGGCGGTCGATCAGGACAGCTTGGCCAGGCTGCTCGAATGGGGCGACCACGCGAAGCTGAACGGCATGCTCGCGTTCGAGGGCATGGACGTCAAAGGCATCGATCCGTTTGCGAGAAGAGGCTTGGAGCTGCTGGCAAACGGCGTATCGACGGCGGTGCTCGAAGACGCGCTGCAGCGCGAAGTCGAAGCCTACGAGCGCAATCACATGGCGGCCGCGCGGATTTGGATGCAAGCGGGCGGCTACGCGCCGACGTTCGGCATCCTGGGCTCGGTGCTGGGTCTGATCCAAGTGACGGGGCACATTCTCGAGCCCTCGCAACTCGGGCAAGGGATTGCGGTGGCGTTCGTCACGACGCTGTACGGGCTCGGCTTTGCGAACCTGATGTTCTTGCCGCTGTACGGGAAGATCAAGGCGCAGGTGGATAGCGAATTGCGTCTGCAAAAACTCTATCTCGACGGCTTTCTCGCCATCTCTCGCAGGGAGTCTCCGCAAACCATCGAAACGCGTCTGACCGGCGACGTGCGTCAACGGTCGAAGGAAGTGCTCGCGTAA
- a CDS encoding OmpA family protein, which yields MNARTDIRRLASEKDDLHQDEGTAGGTERWLISYSDLITTLMVLFLALYALELAKYRQLETTVETQRIVKVAKSVENADPASGKKEAAKKALLSLLGALRDQKQLTLSENAQGVEIGIDAKVLFHSGDAHLLPDSMDVLSQVATVLKHYSSSNILVEGHSDNVPIATEKYESNWELSSARAGAVVRFLVDKGIEPHRLAAIGRADTIPLVIGDDEAARAANRRVTILVQY from the coding sequence ATGAACGCCCGAACCGATATCAGGCGCCTCGCGTCCGAGAAGGACGATTTGCATCAAGACGAAGGCACCGCAGGCGGCACCGAGCGCTGGCTCATTTCGTATTCGGATCTGATTACGACGCTGATGGTGCTGTTCCTCGCACTCTATGCGCTGGAACTGGCCAAGTATCGTCAGCTCGAGACGACGGTCGAAACGCAGCGTATCGTCAAGGTGGCAAAGAGCGTCGAGAATGCGGACCCGGCAAGCGGCAAGAAAGAAGCGGCGAAGAAAGCACTGTTGTCGCTGCTCGGCGCGCTTCGCGATCAAAAGCAATTGACGCTGAGCGAGAACGCGCAGGGCGTCGAGATCGGCATCGACGCGAAGGTCCTGTTTCATTCGGGCGACGCGCACCTGCTGCCGGATTCGATGGACGTGCTGAGCCAGGTGGCGACGGTGCTCAAGCACTATTCGTCGAGCAATATCCTTGTAGAAGGCCATTCCGACAACGTGCCCATCGCCACCGAGAAGTACGAATCCAACTGGGAGCTGTCGTCGGCGCGCGCGGGAGCGGTGGTGCGGTTTCTCGTCGACAAGGGGATCGAGCCGCACAGGCTCGCGGCGATCGGCCGGGCCGACACGATCCCGCTCGTCATCGGCGACGATGAGGCGGCGCGCGCAGCGAATCGGCGCGTGACGATCCTGGTTCAGTACTAA